Within the Novosphingobium pentaromativorans US6-1 genome, the region CGCCTCTCCGAAATGCCGGCGGCACAGCGCGACGTAGCGATCGTTGCCGCCGATCTCTGTCTGCGCACCATGGCTGACCGCCGCGCCTTCGGCATCCACGCGCAAGTTCATCGTCGCCTTCCGGCCGCAATGGCAGACTGCCTTGAGCTCGACGAGCGCATCGGCAATGCCCAGCAGCACCGCAGAGCCGGGGAACAACTCGCCCCTGAAATCGGTCCGCAAACCGTAACACAGAACCGGGATGTTCTCGCCATCGGCAAGGCGCGCCAGCTGCCAGACCTGCTCCGCACTGAGGAACTGCGCCTCGTCCACGAGGACGCAGGACAGCGGCCGCGAGCGGTGCAACGCCTGGACGCTTCCATGCAGATCGGTATCTGCAGCGAAGCGATG harbors:
- a CDS encoding thymidine kinase, translating into MAKLYFYYASMNAGKSATLLQANFNYIERGMRTMLWTAAIDNRGGAGAIESRIGLHADAHRFAADTDLHGSVQALHRSRPLSCVLVDEAQFLSAEQVWQLARLADGENIPVLCYGLRTDFRGELFPGSAVLLGIADALVELKAVCHCGRKATMNLRVDAEGAAVSHGAQTEIGGNDRYVALCRRHFGEALGSA